The sequence CATTGCGCAAACGCGCCAGCGAACGGATGCCGATATTTTGCGCGATCGACCATTGCGGGAAAATGCCATCCGACTGGCGGTCGCCGGCCACCAGCGCTACTGGCGCGGTCACTTCGATGCCGGTCCTGGCGCGGGAAGCAGCAGCGAAAATCGCCAGCAGCAGGTCGGTCTGGCCGTGTCCCGCCAACCCCGCAAGGCCGATGATCTCGCCGGCGCGGGCGACAAGGTCGGCGCCGTCCTTCTGCGCGGCGGGACGCGCCCGCACCCGCAGCGGACTGGCCGCCGGCTTGGCGGCGGCAATCGCCGCCGCGATCTTCTGCCGTGCCTCCGCCCCGCCCATCGCCGTCACCAGCCGGTCGCGGTCGAAGGCATTTGCCGCATCAGCGACAACCACCTTGCCGTCGCGCATCACCACGATGCGGTCGGCATTTTTCAGCACCTCGCCCAGCACATGCGAGATCAGGATGCAGCTTTTGCCGCCGGCGACGAAGCGGCGCACAAAGGCCAGCAACTGGCCTGATGTATGCGCGTCGAGCGACGATGTCGGCTCGTCGAGGATGACGAGGTCGAGCCGGTCCTGGGTGACCGTGAAGGCGCGCGCCACCTCGACCATCTGGCGCCGGCCGATCGACAGGTCGCCGACAATGTCCCAGGCCGAGATGCCATGATCCGGAAAGATTTCGTCAAGCTTGGCGGTGATGAGTGCTGCCGCCTTGCGCCGCCAGCCGAGGCCCGAGAGCGAGGCGTGGTTGATGCGCGTGTTTTCGGCGACGCTGAGATTGGGGCACAGCGACAGTTCCTGGAACACGCAGCGTATGCCGAGTTTCTGC is a genomic window of Mesorhizobium huakuii containing:
- a CDS encoding sugar ABC transporter ATP-binding protein, encoding MPEGNADIIRLNGAEKHFGAVRALGGVDFHVRPGECVGLVGHNGAGKSTLMHMVAGTLVPDSGKIGVHGGIEDNYSVSRAQKLGIRCVFQELSLCPNLSVAENTRINHASLSGLGWRRKAAALITAKLDEIFPDHGISAWDIVGDLSIGRRQMVEVARAFTVTQDRLDLVILDEPTSSLDAHTSGQLLAFVRRFVAGGKSCILISHVLGEVLKNADRIVVMRDGKVVVADAANAFDRDRLVTAMGGAEARQKIAAAIAAAKPAASPLRVRARPAAQKDGADLVARAGEIIGLAGLAGHGQTDLLLAIFAAASRARTGIEVTAPVALVAGDRQSDGIFPQWSIAQNIGIRSLARLRNGLLISPRREAELAEAWQKKIGIRTPDMNNNIFSLSGGNQQKALFARALGSDAEIVLMDDPMRGVDIGTKLEVYDLVREEAGRGRTFLWYTTETEELDNCDHVYVFKNGRIVANLGRDELTEEKIIQSSFGDAA